The following are from one region of the Littorina saxatilis isolate snail1 linkage group LG2, US_GU_Lsax_2.0, whole genome shotgun sequence genome:
- the LOC138953547 gene encoding uncharacterized protein has protein sequence MPPRRHLNLVDRGRALAWVQEGIRLREIAARLGCSHSVIVRLRQRFLATGSVEARPRSGRPRSTTQRQDRYITRQALRTRTTTASTIRRRLRVATNTYINEQTVRILPS, from the coding sequence ATGCCTCCAAGACGTCATCTGAACCTTGTCGACCGCGGACGAGCTCTAGCCTGGGTTCAAGAGGGTATCCGGCTCCGAGAGATTGCTGCAAGACTTGGCTGCTCCCATTCCGTCATCGTGAGGCTGCGGCAGCGCTTTCTGGCCACTGGAAGTGTGGAAGCCAGACCCCGGTCTGGGCGCCCTCGAAGCACCACACAACGTCAAGACCGCTACATCACACGCCAGGCGTTGCGGACCAGGACGACCACTGCCAGCACCATCAGACGAAGGCTTAGGGTGGCAACCAACACTTACATCAACGAGCAGACCGTCCGCATCCTGCCTTCATGA